The Pseudomonas putida nucleotide sequence GGTGAGCGGGCCATGGGCCACACGGCTGGAACGGGCGGCGACGGAGCTGGCGAACAGCGGCACGATCGCCCCGCCGTCGTCGCGGCACAGCGCCTGCATCTCGTTGTACATCTCGCGGCGCAGCGGCTCGTTCATCTCGCCACGGGCGGCGTTAAGCAGCTGGTTGAAGCGCGGGTTGTCCCAGTGGGTCTCGTTCCACGCCGCGCCCTTGGCGTAACCGATGCTGAACATGCGGTCGGCGGTGAGGCTGGAGTACCAGAACGAGGTGGTGAACGGCTGTTTCATCCATACGTTGGTGAAGAACCCATCGGCGGGTTCGCGCACCACGTCGATGTCGATGCCGGCCTGGCGCGCCTGCTCCTTGAACAGCACCGAGGCATCCACCGCGCCGCTGTAGGCGGCATCGGAGGCCTGCAGGCGCACCTTGAGGCTGTCCATGCCGGCCTGGCGCAGGTAGAAGCGGGCCTTGTCCGGGTCGTAGACGCGCTGTTCCAGCGCCGGGTTGATGAAGCGGTTGGCCGGCTGCAGCGGGTGGTCGTTGCCGACCTGGCCATAGCCGTAGAGCACCGAGGCCAGCAGGGTCTCGCGATTGATCGCGTGCTTGAGGGCCATGCGCACGTTGTTGTCGCGGAACTGCTCGCTGTCGGTGAGCATCGGGAAGGTGTAGTGCTGGGCGCCCTTGGTTTCCTCGATCACCAGCTTCGGGTTGCGCTTGAGCAACGACACGGTCTTGAGGTCGACCTTGTTGATCACATCGACCTTGCCGGTGACCAGGGCGTTGACCCGTGCGGCGCCGTCGGCGATGGCGATCAGCTCGGCGCTGGCGAAATGCGCCCTGCCCGGCTTCCAGTAGTCCGGGCTGCGCTCCAGGTCCATGCGCACGCCCGGCTCGAAGCCCTTGATGCGGTAACCGCCGGTGCCGACCCCGGCCTGCCAGTCGGCCAGGCCATCCTTGGCGGGCATGATCACCAGGTGGTAGTCGGCGACCACGTAGGCGAAGTCGGCGTTGCCCGAGTGCAGCTCGAACACCACGGTGTCGGGGGCGCTGGCGCTCACCTTGGCGACATCGCCCAGCACGGTCTTGGCGGCGGAGGTCGACTTGTCGCCCAGATGGTGCTGGATCGAGGCCACCACGTCGTCGGCGCTGAGGGCCTTGCCGTTGTGGAAGGTCACGCCCTGGCGCAGGGTGAAGGTCCAGACCTTGGCGTCGGGGCTCGACTCCCAGCGCTCGGCCAGCTCAGGGATGGCAGTGCCTTCCACGGAAATTTCGGTGAGGGTGTTGTACACCGCCGAGAAGCCGATGAAGGTGAAGGTATCGACCCACGAGCCGGGGTCCTTGGAGTCGGTGGTGCTGCCCCCAGCCAGGCCCAGGCGCAAGGTGCCGCCCGGCTTTGGCGTGGCCTCTTCGGCATGGCCAGGCAGCGGCAGGCCGAGGGAGAACGCCCCGGCGATGGCCGCAGCGGCCGCGCTGTACTTGAGGAAATCCCGGCGCGGCAGGCCGCCGTCGAGAATGGCGTGAGGATTGTTCTTGTTGTTATCGCTCATGGCATTTGCCCCTGTTGAACCGCAAGAAATTGTTGTTCGGTCAAAGCGGATTGCGTAGAAGCTGTTTACAATTTGTAATTGTTACCGTAACAAATACATTAGCGGCAGGACAAGCTGATTTCCAGCGCCCGATACCGGGCTTTTTCACTGGTGTACCATTGACGTTTTCGCAGGGAGCCTTTGCCCCATGAGCCAATCGACCCGACTCATCACCGCCTCGTACATCCTTTCGTTCGTGGCGGCCAATGCCCCGCAGAAGCTGCGCACCGAGACCATCGCCAAATGGGTCAAGGTGCACCCGACCCGCGTGCGCTCGATGGTGTCGCAGATGGTCAAGGCCAATATCCTGACCTCCTATCGCGGCGCCCAGGGCGGCGTGACCCTGGCCCGCGCACCGCAAGAGATCACCCTGCGCGAGGTGTATGACGCGGTGCAGGAAAGCTCGCTGATCGCCGAGAAGATCGACAACCCGTTTGCCGGGCTCGAAGACCACTGCAAGGTGTACGAAGTGTTCACCCGGCTGTTTGCGATGCTGGAGCAGAACATGCGCCTGGACCTGGGGGCGATCACGGCCGACCAGTTGTTCGTGGCGTTTGATACGCCCAAGGAACATACGGCCTGAACGCCAGTTTCTGAGAACTGGCGCGGCTCCCACAGGATGGACCGCGCCAGCTTTCGGGACATTCAGAGCTGAATGGCCTTCACCTCGACGAACTCGTGCAGGCCCTCCTCCCCCCACTCGCGGCCATTGCCCGACTGCTTGTAGCCGCCGAACGGTGCCTGGTAATTGAACGCCCCGCCATTGACGAAGCACTGCCCCGCACGCAGCTGGCGGCCCAGTTGCAGCGCCCTGTCGCGGCTACCGGCCCATACCGCGCTGGACAGCCCGAACGGCGAGTCGTTGGCCAGGGCAATGCCCTCGGCCTCGTCGGCGTAGGGAATCAGGCACAGCACCGGCCCGAAGATTTCCTCCTGGGCAATGCGCATGCGGTTGTCGACGTCGGCGAAAAGCGTCGGCGGTACATAGAACCCACGCTCGAAGCCCGCAGCCGTCTCCCCGCCACAGGCCAGCCGCGCGCCCTCTTCCTGCCCCACCCGTATGTACTCCCGGACCGTGCGCCGCTGCCCGGCCGAACACATCGGCCCGAGGAAACTGCGCGGGTCCTGCGGATCGCCCATCACCAGGCCACGGGCCTCGTCCACGGCGATCTCCACGGCCTCGGCATAGCGCGAAGCCGGCAACAGCATGCGCGTCAGCGCCGTGCAGGTCTGCCCCGAGTTGATCATCACGTCCTGCACGCCATGGCGCACCGCTGCTTCGAGCGGGGCGTCGGCGGTGATCAGGAACGGCGACTTGCCGCCCAGCTCCAGGCACACCCGCTTCACCGACGGCGCTGCCGCCTGGGCAACCCGCACACCCGCCCCGGTAGACCCGGTGAACGAGACCATGTCCACCAGCGGGTGTCGCGCCAGCGCCTCACCGACCTTGGCCCCCGGCCCGCTGACCAGGTTGAACACCCCGGCCGGCAGCCCGATGGCCTCGATCATTTCCGCCAGCAGGAAGGCATGCAGCGGGGTTTCCTGGCTCGGCTTGACCACCACCGTGCAGCCCGCAGCCAAGGCCGGTGCCAGCTTGCCGATCAGTTGATGCAGCGGGTAATTCCAGGGGTTGATGAATGCGCACACACCCACCGCCTCGCGGTACAGCAGCGAGTTACCGACTTCGCGCACCTCATCCATCCTGCCGGCCAGCTCGATGTACTGCTCCAGACCGACGATAGGCCCGTCGACCTGCACCTGCCGACACCACTGCACCGGCATGCCCAGCTCGGTGGTGATCACCGCCGCCATCTCGTCGGCCCGCGCCTTGAGCTGTTCGGCCAGGGCGCGAATGAACCCGGCGCGCACGCCGGACGGTGTGCGTGACCAGCCGGCAAACGCCCTGCGCGCCGCGTTGACGGCGCGTTCCACATCGTCTTCGTTACCCAGCGGCACCTTGCCGGCAACCGCTTCGCTGGCCGGGTCGATCACCTCGGCCATGCCCTGCCCCACTGGTGGCTGCCAGCGGCCATCGATGAACAGGCGGCTGTATTCACGCATTGCGTTGCGCCTCCATCAGTTCACTGGCGCACAGGGCAATGCGCCGGCAGGCCTCGCCCAGGGGTTCGGCGCCAAGCACCAGGCCCAGGCGGATATGCCCGGCCGCACTCGGGCCGAACGCTTCACCGGCCAGCACCGACACCCCATGCTGGTCGAGCAGGCGGTCGGCGAAGGCTTGTGCGCTGAGCCCGGTCTCGCGGATATCGACCATCACGAACATCCCGCCATCGGGTTTGAGTGCCCGCAAGCCCGGGCAGTGCGCCAGGCGCTCGCACACCAGGTCGCGGCGCTGGCGGTAGGCGTCGCGCATGCCGTCCAGTTCCGGCAAGGGCTGCTCCAGCGCGGCCACCGCAGCATCCTGAATGAAGTCCGGCGAGCCGTAGAGCATGCACAGTGCCAGGTTCTCCAGGTGCCCGGACAGCGCCGGCGAGCCGACCACCCAGCCGACCCGCCAACCGGTCATGGCATGGGACTTGGACAGGCTGTTCAGCGTCGCCGTGCGCTCGGCCATGCCCGGCAGGCTGGCGGGGCTGACGTGCTCGCCTTCGAACAACAACTCGCTGTAGACCTCGTCGCTGATCAACCACAGGTCATGGGCGATGCACAGTTCGGCCAGGGCCTCCCAGGTGCTGCGCGGCAGGCTGGCACCGGAGGGGTTGTGCGGGCTGTTCAGCGCCAGGGCACGAGTGCGCGGGGTGACCCGTGCGGCGACGTCCTCGGGTTGCACGCGGAAGCCATGCTCCGGGCGAACCGGCACCGGCACCACCTTGGCACCGCAGGCACCGAACACCGCTTCGTAGGTGACATACATCGGCTCGGCGACGATCACTTCATCGCCCGGCTCCAGCACGCATTGCGCGACGCAGAACAGCGCGCACTGCGCCCCCGCCAGCACCGTCACCTGGTCGGCGCTGACCGCCTGGCCGCTGCGTTGCTGGTGGCGACGGGCGATGGCCTCGCGCAGGCTGCGCTTGCCGCGCACATCGGCGTAATGGGTGTTGCCGGCCTCGAGGCTGGCCACGGCCGCCTGGACGATCGGTGCCGGGGTGTCGAAGTCCGGGTCGCCGACCGACAGCAGCAGTACGTCGCGGCCCTGCTCGAGCATGGCCAGGGCGCGGTAGTGGATCTCCCAGGCGGCGGCGCCGTCACCGGCGATCCGTTGGGTCAATGAAGAAAATCGCATGGCTGGTCGTCCTGTTGTGCGGGGTGGGCTCAGCGCGCGCAGGCGTGCTTGAGCTCGATCAGGGTCACGCCGTTGCGGGCAAAGCCGCCGCGCAGGTCGCGTTGCAGTTCGTCGAGGCTTTGCGGCTGCGCGACCGTGCAACCGAAGGCGCGGGCCAGGCCGGCGAAGTCCGGGTTGCGCGGCAAGACGCCGATGGGCTCGATGTTCAGGTCGAGCATGTCGTCGCGGATCTGCCCCAGCGCGTCGTTGTTCCACAGCAGCACCACCAGCGGGCGGTCCAGCTCCTCGACCGCGGTCGCCAGCTCCTGCGCCGTGTAGAGGAAACCACCGTCGCCCACCAGCACCAGGCCTGGGCGGTCGGCCGTGGCGAACATGGCGCCGATACCGGCCGGCAGGCCGTAGCCGAGGGTGCCGTAACCGGTCGGGTGCAGCCAGCTGCGCGGGGCCCGGCTGTTGAACACATAGTTACCGGTGTAGGCCAGCTGGGTCATGTCGGTGCTGATGAAGGCGTTTTCTGGCAGCTCGGCCGCGACCCGCTGCAGGATCGCCTGGTGGATCGCCTGCAGAGGGCCGTGGTTCGCCTGCACGGCAACCCGCAGGCGGGCCACTGCTGCGCTTGCCTGGGTCGCATCGCGTACGCCGTCCGGCAAGTGCTCGAGCAGCCCCGCCAGGGTCTGCCGGGCATCGCCGTGCAACGCCAGCGCGCAGGGGTAGAAATCGTTGAACTTGCGCGGGTCGATATCCAC carries:
- a CDS encoding pyridoxal phosphate-dependent aminotransferase — encoded protein: MRFSSLTQRIAGDGAAAWEIHYRALAMLEQGRDVLLLSVGDPDFDTPAPIVQAAVASLEAGNTHYADVRGKRSLREAIARRHQQRSGQAVSADQVTVLAGAQCALFCVAQCVLEPGDEVIVAEPMYVTYEAVFGACGAKVVPVPVRPEHGFRVQPEDVAARVTPRTRALALNSPHNPSGASLPRSTWEALAELCIAHDLWLISDEVYSELLFEGEHVSPASLPGMAERTATLNSLSKSHAMTGWRVGWVVGSPALSGHLENLALCMLYGSPDFIQDAAVAALEQPLPELDGMRDAYRQRRDLVCERLAHCPGLRALKPDGGMFVMVDIRETGLSAQAFADRLLDQHGVSVLAGEAFGPSAAGHIRLGLVLGAEPLGEACRRIALCASELMEAQRNA
- a CDS encoding aldehyde dehydrogenase family protein is translated as MREYSRLFIDGRWQPPVGQGMAEVIDPASEAVAGKVPLGNEDDVERAVNAARRAFAGWSRTPSGVRAGFIRALAEQLKARADEMAAVITTELGMPVQWCRQVQVDGPIVGLEQYIELAGRMDEVREVGNSLLYREAVGVCAFINPWNYPLHQLIGKLAPALAAGCTVVVKPSQETPLHAFLLAEMIEAIGLPAGVFNLVSGPGAKVGEALARHPLVDMVSFTGSTGAGVRVAQAAAPSVKRVCLELGGKSPFLITADAPLEAAVRHGVQDVMINSGQTCTALTRMLLPASRYAEAVEIAVDEARGLVMGDPQDPRSFLGPMCSAGQRRTVREYIRVGQEEGARLACGGETAAGFERGFYVPPTLFADVDNRMRIAQEEIFGPVLCLIPYADEAEGIALANDSPFGLSSAVWAGSRDRALQLGRQLRAGQCFVNGGAFNYQAPFGGYKQSGNGREWGEEGLHEFVEVKAIQL
- a CDS encoding ABC transporter substrate-binding protein, with the translated sequence MSDNNKNNPHAILDGGLPRRDFLKYSAAAAAIAGAFSLGLPLPGHAEEATPKPGGTLRLGLAGGSTTDSKDPGSWVDTFTFIGFSAVYNTLTEISVEGTAIPELAERWESSPDAKVWTFTLRQGVTFHNGKALSADDVVASIQHHLGDKSTSAAKTVLGDVAKVSASAPDTVVFELHSGNADFAYVVADYHLVIMPAKDGLADWQAGVGTGGYRIKGFEPGVRMDLERSPDYWKPGRAHFASAELIAIADGAARVNALVTGKVDVINKVDLKTVSLLKRNPKLVIEETKGAQHYTFPMLTDSEQFRDNNVRMALKHAINRETLLASVLYGYGQVGNDHPLQPANRFINPALEQRVYDPDKARFYLRQAGMDSLKVRLQASDAAYSGAVDASVLFKEQARQAGIDIDVVREPADGFFTNVWMKQPFTTSFWYSSLTADRMFSIGYAKGAAWNETHWDNPRFNQLLNAARGEMNEPLRREMYNEMQALCRDDGGAIVPLFASSVAARSSRVAHGPLTAPYGELDGLRVIERWWQA
- a CDS encoding RrF2 family transcriptional regulator: MSQSTRLITASYILSFVAANAPQKLRTETIAKWVKVHPTRVRSMVSQMVKANILTSYRGAQGGVTLARAPQEITLREVYDAVQESSLIAEKIDNPFAGLEDHCKVYEVFTRLFAMLEQNMRLDLGAITADQLFVAFDTPKEHTA